A region from the Phycisphaerales bacterium genome encodes:
- a CDS encoding carboxymuconolactone decarboxylase family protein, with protein sequence MSRYEQFQAYRSKMNCRILGEDDERARIAGRGPNSPAPAGGTIVTKRFFRLDGQAYEPGALSGPTKELLGLVASTVLRCDDCIAYHIDRSVALGLSDEEIFEALDIALIVGGSIVIPHLRRGVEFLDEARLAPRDNSKDATPRCH encoded by the coding sequence ATGAGCCGATACGAACAGTTCCAGGCCTACAGGTCCAAGATGAACTGCCGCATTCTGGGCGAGGACGATGAGCGTGCACGCATCGCAGGACGTGGCCCGAACTCGCCCGCCCCCGCCGGGGGCACGATCGTCACCAAGCGTTTCTTCCGCCTCGATGGACAGGCCTATGAGCCTGGCGCGCTCTCTGGACCCACCAAGGAACTCCTGGGCCTCGTCGCCTCGACCGTCCTCCGCTGCGACGACTGCATCGCCTACCACATCGACCGATCCGTCGCCCTGGGCCTCAGCGACGAGGAGATCTTCGAGGCACTCGATATCGCGCTCATCGTGGGCGGGTCGATCGTGATCCCGCATCTCCGCCGGGGTGTGGAGTTTCTCGACGAAGCACGGCTCGCGCCCCGGGACAACTCCAAGGACGCCACTCCCCGCTGCCACTAG
- a CDS encoding helix-turn-helix transcriptional regulator — MNESAGGNMCGHATECVPLLRAISIGESLSTLPGVPTLDWADRAARVLSHISGASASGVCCVSVDVSGGIERVDMVGASIAERAGAIGEEPGTRREAVIRSALYNAASWGIRLPIADAPDAFPIERVLAGMPLAGLVSALGASHPDEVIVSFAVVASAEERHDSGPWVLVGISSEDPARIESPMECALLAAGVESIAARARHSIGAGPLKDSEWISPREQEVLELLLAGSSTREIAQSFGRSWHTIHDHVKALHRKTGASTRGELIARWFGQPRRSSDKDKRFCIDPPSERTVEPRSQTGGVSPDQRSVRGGARWPARAVGQ; from the coding sequence ATGAATGAATCTGCAGGAGGCAACATGTGTGGACACGCGACCGAATGTGTGCCGCTCCTTCGTGCGATTTCTATTGGAGAGTCCCTCTCGACGCTCCCCGGTGTTCCCACGCTCGATTGGGCGGACCGGGCCGCCCGGGTGCTCTCGCACATCTCGGGTGCGTCGGCGTCGGGCGTGTGCTGCGTTTCGGTCGATGTCTCGGGCGGCATTGAGAGAGTGGACATGGTGGGGGCGTCCATCGCTGAGCGTGCCGGCGCGATTGGGGAAGAGCCGGGGACGCGGCGTGAGGCCGTCATCCGCAGTGCGCTCTACAACGCCGCCTCGTGGGGCATCCGCCTTCCCATCGCCGATGCCCCGGATGCGTTCCCGATAGAACGCGTTCTTGCCGGAATGCCACTCGCGGGGCTGGTCTCGGCCTTAGGCGCTTCACACCCCGATGAGGTTATTGTTTCGTTTGCTGTTGTGGCGTCAGCGGAAGAACGGCACGATTCCGGACCGTGGGTCCTGGTTGGGATTTCATCAGAGGATCCTGCACGAATCGAGTCTCCAATGGAATGTGCGCTCCTTGCGGCGGGCGTGGAGTCGATCGCGGCTCGTGCTCGACATTCCATCGGAGCCGGGCCTTTAAAGGACTCGGAATGGATCAGCCCTCGCGAGCAGGAGGTTCTCGAGTTGCTCCTGGCCGGATCATCGACACGAGAGATTGCCCAGTCCTTCGGGCGGAGTTGGCACACGATCCACGATCACGTGAAGGCGCTCCATCGCAAGACCGGCGCGAGCACCCGGGGCGAACTCATCGCGCGATGGTTCGGGCAGCCTCGTCGATCGTCCGACAAGGACAAGCGATTTTGCATCGACCCGCCTTCCGAACGGACTGTCGAGCCGAGGAGCCAAACGGGAGGTGTTTCGCCGGATCAACGTTCGGTCCGTGGCGGAGCCCGATGGCCCGCGCGTGCGGTCGGGCAATGA
- a CDS encoding PEP-CTERM sorting domain-containing protein translates to MKKVIGLVAFAALAGTAMASTVTPGTSIGSVTFTGVSGAAAIGNAGNSTGSWVATGSGTVGSIEVTGSLTEVNTGTFASEARVNIVNSANANAGVVRASTTGGFTGTLAVGPTTVGFFSGGPISVTAGDTLNFEWFESFDDGSDGLIDSTWDTVTYNFMTAATINNGGAALGAVTGVTSYSGGHVAGGLDFFTFSVPAIVNPGDSFSIAMSAGLIGTSMTDTEIALYDSLGNKVAENDDAVGLFSGLDYDDLTPLAGGSYTLVTGGFNSVFPATLAGAFTAGTNAGSYELTLTYVPAPSALALLGLGGIVAGRRRR, encoded by the coding sequence ATGAAGAAGGTGATTGGATTGGTTGCGTTCGCCGCCCTCGCGGGCACCGCGATGGCGAGCACGGTGACGCCGGGCACGAGCATCGGCAGCGTCACGTTTACGGGCGTTTCCGGCGCCGCCGCCATCGGCAACGCTGGCAACAGCACGGGCTCCTGGGTTGCCACGGGTTCCGGCACGGTCGGCTCCATCGAAGTGACCGGCAGCCTCACCGAGGTCAACACCGGCACGTTCGCGAGCGAGGCCCGCGTGAACATCGTCAACTCGGCGAACGCAAACGCCGGCGTCGTCCGCGCGAGCACCACTGGCGGCTTCACCGGTACGCTCGCCGTTGGTCCGACGACCGTCGGGTTCTTCTCCGGCGGCCCGATCAGCGTCACGGCCGGCGATACGCTCAACTTCGAGTGGTTCGAGTCGTTCGACGACGGCAGCGACGGCCTCATCGACTCCACCTGGGACACCGTCACGTACAACTTCATGACGGCCGCCACGATCAACAACGGCGGCGCCGCCCTCGGCGCCGTGACCGGCGTCACCTCCTACAGCGGCGGGCACGTCGCTGGCGGGCTCGACTTCTTCACCTTCTCGGTCCCCGCCATCGTCAACCCCGGCGATAGCTTCTCCATCGCCATGAGCGCCGGCCTCATCGGCACCTCCATGACCGACACCGAGATCGCGCTCTACGACAGCCTCGGCAACAAGGTCGCCGAGAACGATGACGCTGTCGGCCTCTTCAGCGGGCTCGACTACGACGATCTCACCCCCCTCGCGGGCGGCTCGTACACGCTCGTGACCGGCGGCTTCAACTCCGTCTTCCCGGCGACCCTCGCGGGCGCCTTCACCGCCGGCACCAACGCTGGCTCCTACGAGCTCACGCTCACCTACGTCCCGGCTCCGAGCGCCCTGGCGCTCCTCGGCCTTGGCGGGATCGTCGCCGGCCGTCGTCGCCGCTAA
- a CDS encoding ATP-dependent Clp protease ATP-binding subunit, whose product MFERFTDRARKVMALANQEAQRFNHEYIGTEHILLGLVKEGSGVGANVLKNLDVDLRKVRLEVEKLVRAGPEMVTMGRLPQTPRAKKVIEYAIEEARNLNHNYVGTEHLLLGLLREHDGVAAQVLMNLGLKLEDVREEVLNLLGAGNEQSEGVSGESSGPASAAAAAAGGAPAKGKSKTPALDSFGRDLTELARESSLDPVIGRANEIERVVQVLCRRTKNNPVLLGEAGVGKTAIVEGLAQRIVGGDVPEILHEKRLVVLDLAMMVAGTKYRGQFEERIKAVMNEVRRAKNVILFIDELHTLVGAGGAEGAIDASNVLKPALARGEIQCIGATTFDEYRKYIEKDAALARRFQSITVDPPTNEQAIQILKGLRDRYEQHHKVKFTDSAIRSAVELSGRYITGRVQPDKSIDVIDEAGARVRIKSMTKPPNLADIEGEIETLTIQKDEAVRAADYERAAELRDKAEQARKRKEEIQREWRDKAQEVGGVVDEEVIAEVVSKMTGVPLQRLEKEEAQRLLKLEEELHKRVVSQDEAIKAVAKAIRRARAGLKDPKRPMGSFIFVGPSGVGKTLLSKALAEFMFGDEDALVHLDMSEYMEKHNVSRLVGAPPGYVGYEEGGQLTERIRRRPYAVVLLDEVEKAHPDIFNMLLQIMEEGRLTDSFGRNVDFRNTVLIMTSNIGADMIKGGAGFGFSKRTEATDYENIKSVLLKEIERFFRPEFINRLDDIIVFRPLTKDDITGIIDYELTKVGKRLRQNGFALSLDQAAKDFLIDRGYNPEYGARPLRRAIGTLVEDPLSEMLLSGNFEAPCTITVTRRKDAEGKDEDHLFFASAPAPAELDEAFQKAKAEDAESEREASRPRDNGPKEKPEGASA is encoded by the coding sequence ATGTTTGAACGCTTCACCGATCGCGCCCGCAAGGTCATGGCCCTGGCCAATCAGGAGGCCCAGCGCTTCAACCACGAGTACATCGGGACCGAGCACATCCTGCTTGGCCTGGTGAAGGAAGGCTCGGGGGTCGGGGCGAACGTCCTCAAGAACCTTGATGTGGACCTCCGCAAGGTGCGCCTCGAGGTCGAGAAACTGGTGCGTGCCGGCCCGGAGATGGTGACTATGGGCCGCCTCCCCCAGACGCCCCGCGCCAAGAAGGTGATCGAGTACGCCATCGAGGAGGCGCGCAATCTGAACCACAACTACGTGGGCACGGAGCATCTCCTGTTGGGTCTGCTTCGCGAGCACGACGGCGTGGCCGCCCAGGTGCTTATGAATCTTGGGCTCAAACTCGAGGATGTCCGTGAGGAGGTGCTGAACCTCCTCGGCGCGGGCAACGAGCAGAGCGAGGGCGTCAGCGGCGAGTCGTCCGGTCCGGCTTCGGCCGCGGCGGCGGCGGCCGGTGGCGCGCCCGCCAAGGGCAAGAGCAAGACCCCCGCGCTCGACAGTTTCGGGCGTGACCTCACCGAACTGGCGCGCGAGAGTTCGCTCGACCCGGTGATCGGTCGCGCCAACGAGATCGAGCGTGTCGTTCAGGTGCTGTGCCGTCGTACCAAGAACAACCCGGTGCTCCTCGGTGAGGCCGGCGTCGGCAAGACGGCGATCGTCGAGGGGCTTGCCCAGCGCATCGTCGGTGGTGACGTCCCCGAGATTCTCCACGAGAAGCGTCTTGTCGTGCTCGATCTGGCGATGATGGTCGCGGGGACGAAGTACCGCGGGCAGTTCGAGGAGCGCATCAAGGCCGTCATGAACGAGGTCCGGCGCGCCAAGAACGTGATCCTGTTCATCGATGAGTTGCACACGCTGGTGGGCGCGGGCGGGGCCGAGGGCGCGATCGACGCGTCCAATGTCCTGAAGCCCGCCCTGGCGCGTGGCGAGATCCAGTGCATCGGCGCCACGACCTTCGACGAGTATCGCAAGTACATCGAGAAGGACGCGGCTCTTGCCCGTCGATTCCAGTCCATCACCGTCGATCCGCCGACCAATGAGCAGGCGATCCAGATCCTCAAGGGTTTGCGCGATCGCTACGAGCAGCACCACAAGGTGAAGTTCACCGACAGCGCGATCCGTTCCGCGGTGGAACTCTCGGGAAGGTACATCACCGGCCGTGTCCAGCCCGACAAGTCGATCGACGTGATCGACGAGGCGGGCGCGCGTGTCCGCATCAAGAGCATGACCAAGCCGCCGAACCTTGCCGACATCGAGGGCGAGATCGAGACGCTCACGATCCAGAAGGACGAGGCGGTGCGGGCGGCGGACTACGAGCGTGCCGCCGAACTCCGCGACAAGGCCGAGCAGGCCCGCAAGCGCAAGGAGGAGATCCAGCGCGAGTGGCGTGACAAGGCCCAGGAAGTGGGCGGCGTGGTGGACGAGGAGGTCATCGCCGAGGTCGTCAGCAAGATGACCGGCGTGCCCCTCCAGCGGCTCGAGAAGGAGGAGGCCCAGCGCCTGCTCAAACTCGAGGAGGAACTCCACAAGCGCGTTGTGTCGCAGGACGAGGCGATCAAGGCGGTCGCGAAGGCTATCCGTCGCGCCCGGGCGGGCCTCAAGGATCCCAAGCGCCCGATGGGCTCGTTCATCTTCGTCGGGCCCAGCGGCGTGGGCAAGACGCTCCTCTCCAAGGCGCTGGCCGAGTTCATGTTCGGCGACGAGGACGCCCTCGTCCACCTCGACATGAGCGAGTACATGGAGAAGCACAACGTCTCGCGTCTCGTCGGCGCGCCTCCCGGCTATGTCGGGTATGAAGAGGGCGGGCAACTCACCGAGCGCATCCGCCGGCGTCCGTATGCCGTGGTTCTGCTCGACGAGGTCGAGAAGGCCCACCCGGACATCTTCAACATGCTCCTCCAGATCATGGAGGAGGGGCGTCTCACCGACTCGTTCGGGCGCAATGTCGATTTCCGCAACACCGTCCTCATCATGACGAGCAACATCGGCGCGGACATGATCAAGGGTGGCGCGGGCTTCGGGTTCAGCAAGCGCACCGAGGCGACCGACTACGAAAACATCAAGTCCGTCCTCCTCAAGGAGATCGAACGCTTCTTCCGCCCCGAGTTCATCAACCGCCTCGACGACATCATCGTCTTCCGCCCCCTGACCAAGGACGACATCACGGGGATCATCGACTACGAACTCACCAAGGTCGGCAAGCGTCTCCGCCAGAACGGCTTTGCGCTCTCGCTGGACCAGGCCGCCAAGGACTTCCTCATTGATCGCGGCTACAACCCCGAATACGGTGCCCGTCCCCTTCGTCGGGCGATCGGCACCCTCGTGGAGGATCCGCTCAGCGAGATGCTCCTGTCGGGCAACTTTGAGGCTCCGTGCACGATCACCGTGACGCGGCGGAAGGACGCCGAAGGGAAGGACGAGGACCACCTCTTCTTCGCCTCGGCCCCGGCCCCGGCGGAACTCGACGAGGCCTTCCAGAAGGCCAAGGCCGAGGACGCGGAATCGGAACGAGAGGCCTCCCGACCCCGCGACAACGGCCCGAAGGAGAAGCCCGAGGGCGCCTCGGCGTAG
- a CDS encoding M3 family oligoendopeptidase, producing MTQAARPRAASSFVPQNLDATRWEAIEPLLTILKNRPVASAVELEAWLVDRSELEAACSESRANLYITMTCRTDDQAAQSAYTAYIETIAPKLSPALFELDKRQAELSEKFPLDESRYAVLVRTTKADVEIFRQENVPLETKQSLLSQKYDQIIGAMSVEFDGREQTIPQMARYQEVTDRGVREAAWRLVADRRLKDADAIHQIYDDMIAIRHQIARNAGFTNYVGYAFKSKHRFDYGPEDCFAFHEGVERHIVPLMRDLEKRREKTLGVDSLRPWDLGVDVKGRAPLRPFERGHELVSKSVATFKALDPRLAAMLSTMGDGSNTNGPSGGASLDLDSRKGKAPGGYQYMRDRSRRAFIFMNAAGLVRDVVTMVHEAGHAFHSMLCVDEPLLAYRHSPIEFAEVASMSMELLTLPHMDAPGAFYASKEDHARHRRMQVEKSILLLPWIATIDAFQHWVYTNPTHTRAQREQHWLSLDDRFGNAVSWEGLDAHRRLVWQRQLHLFGVPFYYIEYGIAQLGALQLWIHSLEKGEKSAIDAYMRALSLGGSKPLPDLFAAAGLEFDFGSDTIARICDRVRTELDKLPE from the coding sequence ATGACCCAAGCCGCCCGACCTCGTGCCGCATCCTCGTTCGTGCCCCAGAACCTCGACGCGACCCGTTGGGAAGCGATCGAGCCGCTGCTCACGATCCTCAAGAATCGCCCGGTGGCCTCCGCCGTGGAACTCGAGGCGTGGCTGGTGGACCGGAGCGAACTCGAGGCCGCTTGCAGCGAATCACGGGCAAACCTCTACATCACCATGACCTGCCGCACCGACGACCAGGCCGCCCAGAGCGCGTACACCGCCTACATCGAGACCATCGCCCCGAAACTCTCCCCGGCACTCTTCGAACTCGACAAGCGCCAGGCCGAACTCTCCGAGAAGTTCCCCCTCGACGAGTCGCGGTACGCCGTCCTCGTACGCACGACCAAGGCCGACGTCGAGATCTTCCGCCAGGAGAACGTGCCGCTGGAGACCAAGCAGTCGCTCCTCTCCCAGAAGTACGACCAGATCATCGGGGCGATGTCGGTCGAGTTCGACGGGCGCGAGCAGACCATCCCGCAGATGGCCCGCTACCAAGAAGTCACCGATCGCGGCGTGCGCGAGGCCGCTTGGCGACTCGTCGCCGATCGACGCCTCAAGGACGCCGACGCCATCCACCAGATCTACGATGACATGATCGCGATCCGTCACCAGATCGCGCGGAACGCGGGCTTCACCAACTACGTCGGCTACGCCTTCAAGTCCAAGCACCGCTTCGACTATGGTCCCGAGGACTGCTTCGCCTTCCATGAGGGCGTCGAACGCCACATCGTCCCACTGATGCGCGACCTGGAAAAGCGCCGCGAGAAGACGCTCGGCGTGGACTCGCTCCGCCCGTGGGACCTCGGCGTGGACGTCAAGGGTCGCGCACCCCTCCGCCCGTTCGAACGCGGCCATGAACTTGTCTCCAAATCTGTCGCCACGTTCAAGGCGCTCGACCCGCGCCTCGCCGCGATGCTCTCGACGATGGGCGACGGCTCGAACACCAATGGCCCCTCGGGCGGCGCCTCCCTCGACCTCGACTCTCGCAAAGGAAAAGCCCCGGGCGGCTACCAGTACATGCGCGACCGCTCCCGCCGCGCGTTCATCTTCATGAATGCCGCGGGTCTTGTCCGCGACGTCGTCACCATGGTCCATGAGGCCGGCCACGCCTTCCACTCCATGCTCTGCGTGGACGAGCCGCTGCTAGCGTACCGCCACAGCCCCATCGAGTTCGCCGAGGTCGCGAGCATGTCGATGGAGTTGCTCACGCTCCCGCACATGGACGCCCCAGGCGCGTTCTACGCGTCCAAGGAGGACCACGCCCGCCACCGGCGCATGCAGGTCGAGAAGAGCATCCTCCTGCTCCCCTGGATCGCGACGATCGACGCCTTCCAGCACTGGGTCTACACCAACCCGACGCACACACGCGCACAACGAGAGCAACACTGGCTCTCCCTTGATGACCGCTTCGGCAACGCCGTCTCGTGGGAGGGTCTCGACGCCCACCGCCGACTCGTCTGGCAGCGTCAACTCCATCTCTTCGGCGTGCCCTTCTACTACATCGAATATGGCATCGCCCAACTCGGCGCCCTGCAACTCTGGATCCACTCGCTGGAGAAGGGCGAGAAGTCGGCGATCGACGCGTACATGCGGGCGCTCTCGCTGGGCGGGAGCAAGCCGCTCCCGGACCTCTTCGCCGCCGCGGGCCTCGAGTTCGACTTCGGCTCGGACACCATCGCGCGGATCTGCGATCGCGTGCGAACGGAACTGGACAAACTCCCGGAGTGA
- a CDS encoding RsmD family RNA methyltransferase: protein MRIIAGEFRRRQLHTPKDAETTRPIPDRVKESLFGILRGHMEGATIFDAFAGTGAIGLEAISRGAARCVFVERDKSAARILHQNIEMLGVQDRCDVVVGDALGLGALSRCPRPLTVAFFDPPYPVVREALGFRRVMEQAAKVIDLLTPDGILVLRTPWPLTLAVAPEAPAEQPQRNRPKRDSRRKKWRDEEAESHHVSRHVDEPEGDFDGEAHDQDAATPAPAPPREPADLRLANADGPETHVYHQMAVHLYMRPRGV, encoded by the coding sequence ATGCGCATTATCGCGGGCGAGTTCCGCCGCCGACAACTCCACACGCCCAAGGACGCGGAGACGACCAGGCCGATCCCGGATCGAGTCAAGGAGTCGCTCTTTGGCATTTTGCGTGGGCACATGGAGGGCGCGACGATCTTTGATGCGTTTGCGGGGACTGGGGCGATCGGCTTGGAGGCGATCAGTCGAGGTGCCGCCCGCTGCGTCTTTGTGGAGCGCGACAAATCGGCGGCGAGAATCCTTCACCAGAACATCGAGATGCTCGGCGTTCAGGACCGCTGCGACGTGGTGGTAGGGGACGCGCTGGGACTTGGTGCTCTTTCTCGTTGCCCCAGGCCATTGACGGTCGCGTTCTTCGATCCGCCTTATCCGGTCGTGCGCGAGGCGCTTGGGTTTCGACGCGTGATGGAGCAGGCGGCCAAGGTGATCGATCTGCTCACGCCCGATGGCATTCTCGTCCTCCGCACGCCCTGGCCATTGACCCTCGCTGTGGCCCCCGAGGCCCCCGCCGAACAACCGCAGAGGAACCGACCGAAGCGGGACTCCCGTCGGAAGAAGTGGCGCGACGAGGAGGCGGAATCTCACCATGTGTCGCGCCACGTCGACGAGCCCGAGGGCGATTTCGACGGCGAGGCTCACGATCAGGATGCAGCCACGCCCGCCCCGGCACCACCGCGAGAGCCTGCCGATCTGCGGCTTGCCAACGCCGATGGCCCGGAGACTCACGTGTACCACCAGATGGCCGTTCACCTCTATATGAGGCCCCGCGGCGTGTGA
- a CDS encoding aspartate aminotransferase family protein — translation MSDAGVPHLAPEAFPDRARDVADLLTRYWKSLESRPVTPDMKPGDLLRGLPESPPETPSTDDDSWSGLLGDVERLILPALTHWQSPNFFAYFPANASAPAMFAELLSAGLGVQGMLWATSPACTELEIRMMDWLAEAIGLPDRFRFDRPGSVGGGVIQGTASESTLTALVAARARIIRTLAEHSTSVPDDLESRLTVYTSTQAHSSVIKAAIVAGFARHADDRRRIRLIETDEHCRLRTDRLREAMLADIQAGLIPAFVSATMGTTATTAIDPIAEIADAIKTVTEITSTGAASIANPWLHVDAAFAGAACVCPEFRHLLHGIDRVDSLCFNPHKWLLTNFDYDAFWVADRRALTDALSISPEYLRNAASDAGTIEFRDWHVPLGRRFRSLKLWFVMRHYGLEGLRQHIREHIRLANLFESLLRADNRFEIVQERTLNLVCFRLRGEGAESDAANKRLLDAINATRRIFLTHAVLPKEARPAGGRLFLRMCIASPTTRESHVNDAWNLIQSLA, via the coding sequence ATGTCCGACGCCGGTGTGCCGCACCTTGCGCCCGAGGCGTTCCCGGATCGCGCTCGCGACGTCGCGGATCTACTGACGAGGTATTGGAAGAGCCTCGAATCTCGCCCGGTCACGCCCGACATGAAACCGGGCGATCTGCTGCGCGGCCTTCCCGAGTCACCACCTGAAACTCCATCAACCGATGACGACTCCTGGTCTGGCCTGCTCGGCGATGTTGAGCGACTGATCCTCCCCGCGCTCACCCACTGGCAATCGCCGAACTTCTTCGCCTATTTCCCGGCCAACGCGAGCGCCCCGGCCATGTTCGCCGAACTCCTCTCCGCGGGGCTCGGGGTCCAAGGCATGCTCTGGGCGACCAGCCCCGCGTGCACCGAACTCGAGATCCGCATGATGGACTGGCTGGCCGAGGCCATCGGCCTCCCCGATCGGTTCCGCTTCGATCGACCAGGCTCCGTCGGCGGCGGCGTCATCCAGGGAACCGCCAGCGAGTCCACACTCACGGCCCTCGTCGCCGCACGCGCCAGAATCATCCGAACCCTCGCCGAGCACTCCACGAGCGTGCCCGACGATCTCGAGTCCCGCCTCACGGTGTACACCTCCACCCAGGCGCACTCGTCGGTGATCAAGGCGGCGATCGTGGCAGGGTTCGCGCGCCATGCCGACGATCGAAGGCGCATCCGGCTCATCGAGACCGACGAGCACTGCCGCCTCCGCACCGATCGCCTGCGAGAAGCAATGCTCGCCGATATCCAGGCCGGCCTGATCCCGGCATTCGTGAGCGCGACCATGGGCACGACCGCGACCACCGCCATCGACCCGATCGCCGAGATCGCCGATGCCATCAAGACCGTCACCGAAATCACGAGCACGGGTGCCGCCTCCATTGCCAATCCATGGCTCCACGTCGACGCCGCGTTCGCCGGCGCAGCATGCGTCTGCCCCGAGTTCCGCCATCTGCTCCATGGCATCGACCGCGTCGACTCTCTCTGCTTCAACCCGCACAAGTGGCTCCTGACCAACTTCGACTACGACGCCTTCTGGGTCGCCGATCGGCGGGCGCTGACCGACGCGCTCTCGATCTCGCCGGAGTATCTGCGCAACGCCGCCAGCGACGCCGGGACGATCGAGTTCCGCGACTGGCACGTCCCGCTCGGACGCCGATTCCGATCGCTCAAACTCTGGTTCGTCATGCGCCACTACGGCCTCGAAGGCCTGCGGCAACACATCCGCGAGCACATCCGCCTCGCGAACCTCTTCGAGTCACTCCTCCGTGCCGACAACCGGTTCGAGATCGTCCAGGAACGCACGCTGAATCTCGTCTGCTTCCGCCTCCGGGGGGAGGGTGCCGAGTCGGACGCGGCCAATAAACGCCTGCTCGACGCGATCAACGCGACGCGTCGGATCTTTCTGACCCATGCCGTCCTCCCCAAGGAGGCCCGACCCGCGGGTGGACGGCTCTTCCTCCGCATGTGCATCGCCAGCCCGACGACCCGCGAGAGCCACGTCAACGACGCCTGGAATCTGATCCAGAGCCTCGCGTGA
- a CDS encoding CCA tRNA nucleotidyltransferase, translating to MAQPPIDPALARHAATAIVETLAAHGHLAYFAGGCVRDELLGLAPSDYDVATDATPDRLKSLFKRTNLVGAAFGVVLVSLDHAVVEVATFRSDGTYTDKRRPDAVTFSSPAEDAARRDFTVNALYLDPLARDRAKAAAESPLGGTVIDLVDGLRDVRARVIRAVGDPDRRLAEDHLRALRAVRLSSRLGFTIEDRTADAIRRHASSLVGVSAERIGDEIRRMMSHPSRAKAARRLSDLELDRSILRNHSLDGEPATLTGLPPTASFPLALSAWAVDLRLASPVPTAACPIFRRSLCLSNAEHEECRHILETWHDLIHIWPSAGVAQQKRIAGRNVMEAACVLLNQTHAKLAAAVATEHGRLSATPSGISPTPLVTGDDLIAAGIPAGPRYKQILDEIYDAQLEDRVVDRAQALELARQLGV from the coding sequence ATGGCCCAACCGCCGATCGATCCTGCCCTTGCCCGCCATGCCGCGACGGCGATCGTCGAGACGCTCGCGGCCCACGGGCATCTCGCGTACTTCGCGGGCGGATGCGTGCGCGACGAACTGCTCGGACTCGCGCCCAGCGACTACGACGTCGCCACAGACGCCACACCGGATCGGCTCAAGTCCCTCTTCAAGCGCACCAACCTCGTCGGCGCGGCGTTTGGCGTCGTTCTCGTGAGCCTCGACCACGCCGTCGTCGAGGTCGCCACCTTCCGATCCGATGGCACCTATACCGACAAACGACGGCCCGACGCGGTGACGTTCAGTTCGCCCGCCGAGGATGCCGCCCGCCGAGACTTCACGGTCAACGCGCTCTACCTCGATCCGCTCGCACGCGATCGCGCAAAGGCCGCCGCCGAATCGCCACTCGGCGGAACAGTGATCGATCTCGTCGATGGCCTTCGCGACGTTCGCGCCCGAGTGATCCGTGCCGTGGGCGATCCCGATCGACGTTTGGCCGAGGACCACCTCCGAGCATTGCGTGCGGTACGTCTGTCGTCTCGTCTGGGGTTCACGATCGAGGATCGCACCGCCGACGCGATCCGCCGGCACGCGTCGTCTTTGGTGGGTGTGAGTGCCGAGCGCATCGGCGACGAGATCCGCCGAATGATGTCGCACCCCTCTCGAGCCAAGGCCGCCCGCCGACTCTCGGACCTTGAACTGGATCGATCAATCCTGCGGAATCACTCGCTCGATGGCGAACCCGCCACGCTGACCGGACTTCCGCCAACAGCCTCATTTCCCCTCGCGCTCTCGGCATGGGCCGTGGACCTGCGACTCGCGAGCCCGGTACCCACCGCGGCGTGCCCGATCTTCCGTCGATCACTCTGCCTGAGCAACGCCGAGCACGAGGAGTGTCGCCACATCCTGGAAACCTGGCACGACCTGATCCACATCTGGCCATCGGCCGGCGTCGCCCAGCAGAAGCGGATCGCCGGGCGGAATGTGATGGAAGCGGCATGCGTGCTCCTAAACCAAACACATGCCAAACTTGCTGCGGCAGTTGCAACAGAGCACGGGCGCCTCTCGGCGACACCAAGCGGGATTTCGCCGACTCCATTAGTGACCGGCGACGATCTGATCGCCGCGGGGATTCCGGCTGGACCACGATACAAACAAATACTTGACGAAATCTACGACGCACAACTCGAAGACCGTGTAGTGGATCGAGCCCAGGCCCTGGAACTTGCCCGCCAGTTGGGTGTCTAA